CTGTGACAACTTTACCAAGAATGGCAACTAAGATCAGGAAAGTAGCCATAATTAAACCTTCTCGGTTGGTAGGAACTGCTGGGTTTAACACACTCAAGTCAGTTTTTGCCCCTACAGTAACAAAGAAAATCGGCACTAGCATGTCAGCAATAGGAACGATTTGCTTTTGGAGTTCTTTACGTTTATCTGTCTCTTCCAAAACCAAACCGGCTGCAAAAGCCCCCAAAATTGCTTCTAGCTGGATGACGGCGGCAATATACGCCATCACAAAAGCAAAAATAAATGCTGGTATGACCAGTTCGCCGCGTGTTTTGAGCTTATCAACGATCGCTACAAAAGTTTTGTTGAAAATGTTACCAAGAGCGATCGCACCCAAAAGAAAACCACTAGCACTGATAATTAAATAAACGACTTTGCCGACATCAACAGCACCGTCTTTGGCGAGACTGGCCACCACAGCCAGAACAATAATCCCCAGTACGTCATCTATGACAGCCGCACCCAGAATAATCTGCCCCTCTTTAGAATTGAGACGCCCTAACTCTGACAAAACTTTGGAAGTAATACCAATACTAGTGGCAGTTAGTGCTGCCCCAGCAAAAATTGCCGGAACTGCGGGGATACCAAACAAAATCATCAAACCCGCCGTCCCAGCAGAAAAGGGTACAGCCACCCCTACTATTGCCACAATAGTAGCTTGAATACCCACTGCCATTAACTCTTTGAGGTTTGACTCCAGACCAATTTCAAACAGTAGGATAATTACACCCAGTTCTGCTAAAACAGAAATTACCTCTGATTGAGTAACAAACACACTCTCTGCGGCATCAGGATTCAAGCCAGCAGTGGTTTTTAGAAAGGAGATAATTAAAGAACTAGAACTATCTGCCCCTGTTTCTGGAAATACCAACAAATGCAGAACAGATATACCTACTACTACACCACCTACAAGTTCGCCTAATACCGGTGGTAAACCGAAGCGATTGGATAATTCTCCACCAAGTTTACTAGCAAAGTAGACTACTACCAAACTCAGCAGCACTGCTGCCACTACTAGGGAACTATCAGCTGTTTCACCTGTAGTTGCGAGTAAGGGTAACGATGAGTTGATTGCACTTAGAAACTGCATTGATTCTGTGGAAATCATTCTTTACTAATGTATATGTTGTTAGTTGTTATTTGCTCGTTATTTGGAGAATCAACTATCAAGTATCAACCTTCAACCAAAAACTTTTAGGTTTAAACGTACGATCGCAACTTTTATCCGAAATCTCCAGTTATGTCTTGGTAGTTGATTTTTAGCGTTTAACAAACCAAACAAACAACTATCAACTAACAACTCACATAATAAATATGCGACGAATAGGAATTATCGGGGCAGGACAAGCAGGACTTCACTTGGGTATTGGTCTGGTTGATGCGGGTTATCCAGTGACATTGTATAGCGATCGCACTCCAGAAGCGATTCTCAATGGTAAACCAATGGCATTGCCATTGTTGTTCCCCAATGCACTACAACTAGAACGTGATTTAGGAATCAATTTTTGGGATGATGAATTTCCTGGTTGCGATCGGTTTCACAACGAGGTATATGATCCAGAGGGAAATCTAGCTTTAACTTTATCTTCTGATTTAGAACAACCTTGGCAAGCTGTGGATCAGCGCCTCAAGTTCTTTACTTGGATGCAAGAGTTTGTCAAAAGAGGTGGTGAACTTTTGATTAAAGCAATGACATCACAAGACCTAGAAGAATGTGTGCAAAACTATGACTTGGTTGTGGTAGCTGTCGGTAGGGGTTCCTTTTCGACTTTGTTTGAGCGAGACGTCCAAAAATCCAAGCATGATCAGCCAAAGCGCCATATAGCAGGAGGTCTTTTTACAGGACTCAAGGGAGAAGCGATAGATTACCGTACCTTCAGAGTCACTAATCTGCCTGGTATTGGTGAGATGATGCAAGTTCCGTTCTACGCTAAAGATAAAATCCCAGCCTATGCTGTTGCTTTTGAAGCCCATCCTGGCGGAGTCATGGATCAATTTTCCCAGGTACAGAGTGGTCAGGAATTGTTAGAGGTGAGCAAAAAGGTAATCCAGCAACTCAAACCAGGCGACTAC
Above is a genomic segment from Fischerella sp. JS2 containing:
- a CDS encoding cation:proton antiporter codes for the protein MISTESMQFLSAINSSLPLLATTGETADSSLVVAAVLLSLVVVYFASKLGGELSNRFGLPPVLGELVGGVVVGISVLHLLVFPETGADSSSSLIISFLKTTAGLNPDAAESVFVTQSEVISVLAELGVIILLFEIGLESNLKELMAVGIQATIVAIVGVAVPFSAGTAGLMILFGIPAVPAIFAGAALTATSIGITSKVLSELGRLNSKEGQIILGAAVIDDVLGIIVLAVVASLAKDGAVDVGKVVYLIISASGFLLGAIALGNIFNKTFVAIVDKLKTRGELVIPAFIFAFVMAYIAAVIQLEAILGAFAAGLVLEETDKRKELQKQIVPIADMLVPIFFVTVGAKTDLSVLNPAVPTNREGLIMATFLILVAILGKVVTGFSVFGQSQINRLAIGVGMIPRGEVGLVFLGIGSSINILSKPLEAAIIMMVIITTFLAPPLLRFVFPEPTLVSPNSNELLLDGASGTSLAINSSNSESLEANPNSQEAK
- a CDS encoding styrene monooxygenase/indole monooxygenase family protein, which gives rise to MRRIGIIGAGQAGLHLGIGLVDAGYPVTLYSDRTPEAILNGKPMALPLLFPNALQLERDLGINFWDDEFPGCDRFHNEVYDPEGNLALTLSSDLEQPWQAVDQRLKFFTWMQEFVKRGGELLIKAMTSQDLEECVQNYDLVVVAVGRGSFSTLFERDVQKSKHDQPKRHIAGGLFTGLKGEAIDYRTFRVTNLPGIGEMMQVPFYAKDKIPAYAVAFEAHPGGVMDQFSQVQSGQELLEVSKKVIQQLKPGDYETVKDMQLVDDQAWVKGAITPIVRQPVGHLPSGAIVMGIGDAVILHDPIAAQGANTATKMAHLVKQRIIEHGNQRFDESWMQSVFNEFWNYAQYTQTLTDCFLNPPEHMRDIMVAMAQNLEVLKDHFNGMNHPPSIAAWFDAESSKKYLAEKNTKQLSVVSYQ